The Pseudorca crassidens isolate mPseCra1 chromosome 3, mPseCra1.hap1, whole genome shotgun sequence genome includes the window GGGCTTCTGCGGGCCGCTCTGGGAAGAGGAAGACATTCATTCCTTCCACGGCTTGCTGGGAATACTCTGAAAGAAGCCACAGAGTGTTTCCTTGTGCTGCTGTGGCGCACAGACACTGTGTGGTCGTGATGCCGGAACGACTCGCATAGGGAGACAGAAACCCAAGTATCCACTGCAGAGGAGACCGGTTTGTTTTCCATCCTTTCTCCATTCACATGCACATTCTCTGCTGCCAGTGTTGAGACCTCGACCTTCCCTTGAGGCTATTTGGTTTCCAGTGTCGGGGCCAGGCCCAGCGACCTGCCTAAGAAAAAGGGTGAGAGAACGAGGCCCCTCGCCCCTCTGCGCCCCAGCAGTACCTCCAGGTCTACAGATGGTAAAAGGAGAGACCGccattcttcctcttcctccacacTCCTCATTCCCGACCCTTGCTCAGTGCACTGAAGAGGGACTGTTTTCCAACTGTTTGTTTATTCGTAGGACAGGTTGTGGGTGCAGGTCAGCAGCTATGAGCACGTCCAGCACTGGTGCACCAGGAGCTGTGCTCAAGCGAAGGGCATGTGGtcccagggagggggctgggcccACCCAGGCCCGAGGAGGACGCTGCCTGCTAAGCGCCTGGTCGGCCTCTTGGGCAGGTCCTCTGGGGAGATAGGGCCCGTGGCAGGAGGTCGTCCTCTTTGATAGCTCTGCCTGGAGATGTGGCCCTATCAGAtgttaaagtattttataaaactaCAGCGGGTGGTTTTCTGGACAGAGGAGAACTGAATGTTCAGGAGAATATCAGACTTTGGAAACTATAATGGTGGCCTTGCAAATCAGAGTGTCTTCACGTTGATACTGGGAGCCACAGGGTTCCTGGCAATGTCAGAAGCAGCTGAGCGAACCCAGGGTGGGAACTGCTTCCACCTGGGCAGCTCTGTGGTTTTGTGGTAGACAATAAGGTCTCATTGGAAAAGGCATTACTGCTAAAGTCATCCTGTAAAAATGGTGCTGAAGCAACTGGTTCATCATTTGAGGGGGAAATAAGGATTTTACCCGCTGTTCAGCCGTGTATTTCTTGCTTTAGTGGAGGAAGAGGGTTCTAGCTCCTTTGGTCCTGCCTCAGAGAGCCTAATTAGGGGCCTCAGTTGGGTGTCCCCAAAGGTCAGCAACTCTGACCCTACCCTCTGTGGCTAAAAGGGGGCCCCAGCTGAGCAGGGCCACAGGGTTTGGCCTTTGGTTTCCGCCTGTGGCTGAAGGTATTGAGATTTGGTCTGCGCCTCTTTTTGGTATCTCAGTTGTAATCACAGGAGGAGCTCCTGTGATTGGTATTTTCAGAGAGGGGCGATGTCCAATTGCAGTGGGGCAGAGTTGAAGTGGGGTCTTTATCACgctgtgtgtctgtgcgtgtgcgtgcgtgtgcgcgtgcgtgtgtgtgtgcgcgtgtgtgtgttggATAGCAGTGGGGACTTGATCCCAGAACCGTTGCCAGGGTGTCCTGGCCCTGGCCTGAGTACAGAATGAGAGAGGCTTTTGGGGACAGGAAGGGGCAAAGCAGTATCTTCTGGTTCTCCCACCCCTTGGCATCAGGAGGAGCTATGGCTGGAGCCACACGGCCTCCTGCCAcctttgtcattctctgtcttgGCAGGGCTACCAAGGAGTCATCTGgtgtccctctccccttccacagCAGAGGACCAGGGGGACCCCCCAGGAGCCCTGTCAAAGTGGCTTCTTCCCTCTGACTGGTCTCCATTCCAAGGAGCTATATTTTTTCGTTACGCCAATCCCTGGTCCCCTTTGGGATGATAGGGGTAGTTGGGGGAGCCCTGGTCCCCTCCTTGGGCCTGCTTTTCCAGGAGGCTGACCTCCCCCCTGCCCTCGTGGTTTGTCATCAGAGTGCGTGGCTGAAGGAGCGAGTTGGTAGGTGCGACCAGGAGGCCTCAGGCCACCTTAGCAGACCGTGCAGAGGGCACGGCTAGGATGGCACTCGGGCCGTGTCTTAGTCCATCTTCTTCAGGGGATCAGGGATGCTCTCGGAGAGCGGGGTGAAGCCCAGCAGGATCATGTGTCTCTCGTAGGCCTTGGTCTGCTTAAACACAGTGTCAGTCCCGTGGAGGTGGTCCAGCACCCCCAGGACCCCATAGCACTGGTTGAacctggaggagagaggagggtgcTGTAGGCGGGcgagctcacgttcatttcaccTGTGCCAGCCTCGCACACATTTCTGAGCCCTCCTATCCCACACCCATCCCCACCATGCTGCCCACCTGCTTCCGGTTAACCCAGGCGGTGGTGCACATATTCCTGGGGCCATTCCAGACTGAAAAGCTATGCTCTTCCTTTGGAAAGCTCTCTGTGATTTCGACGCACACAACTCAGAACCTGGGGCAAAGCCAGCTTGTTCAGGTAGGTTCTGGGACCACCtccatcagaatcccctggaacACAACTAAATGCAGATGCCAAGGCCTGCTCCCCTAGATGCTTTGATTCAGTGTATTTGGAGTGGAACCCAAGAGGCTGCATTTGAGGAAAGCATCTCAGGTGATTCTGGTGCAGGAGTTTCCTAGGCCACACCGACGAGCCTGGAGGCTTTCAGAGCGTGCACAGACAGCTTCTGTCGAATTGCCTACGGGAATTCTATGCATGTATGCATCTTCCTGGTAGTGCCCATGGCTTACACTAGATCCTCAAAGGGTCCAGGACCTAAATGCGGGTTAAAGACCCATAGTGGCAGGAAGATCCAATCAGACAGAAAGAGAATGGCAAGGTGATCTGGGTCCCAGGATGGTCACCTTTGTCCCCACCTGCAGACCTCTCTCTCCACTAGACCCACATTTGAACTGAGACACCGTTGTCTGCTGTCAGGAGCTCTAGGAGTCAACGTGGGGGCTACTGCCCGGAGACCCACAGTGGGGAGGGTTGCCTTACTTGAGATGGTGGTAGTCATGGAATTCAGGTGAAGGCAAGAAGGGTAGGTGGTAGCCACAGTgggagatgatggtgatgatgaggacCAAAGAAAACCAAATGGTGATGGAGGACAAGTGGGATCCCATGACGATGGGACCCACCATCGCCGGCAGCATGTTGGAGACCTGCAAGGAGAGGGCTGTTCGAAGAGGGGCCCAAGGGGATGGAGGGGACGCAGGTGGGTGTCCGGGAAGACTTCTTGACCCAGATCTGGGGAAGCTGAATGAGTTTCTGGACTTGATTTGCTGGACTCCTTCAGACATGAAACTTAGGACAAGTTATTAACTGTTTGAACCTCAACTTCCTCATTAGCAAAATGAGGATTTACAcagttgttgggaggattaaatgagataacttaCGTTGGGCATCTAGCATCGCCCGGCATATGCCAACAACAAATGGTAGCTGTTGAATGGGCAGAAGAAAGAGCCAGTGTGATCCCGCTCTGTGCAGGAGACTACCTTAGGGAAGGGGGTTGGCGCCCGCTGCCCTTTCCTCTGGGGGAGCCGAGCTCTACTCACCACGTGCTCAATAGGATGTGCGTAGAGGGAGATCACACCAATGGGAGCTGTCCACTCGTGGTGTTTCTTGTGGATTTTCTTGTAGAGTTTTGGGTGGTGAAGGAGGCTGGGAAGAGAGTTAACAGTTGATAAATCGGccaacctccctctccccctgccccaccagaACACGAGAAACCAAAGGTAGGAACTGGGGTTATATCCACGGAGCAAAGTTTCACATCCAGTGAAAACACACTGGATTGGTGCTCCGACAGCCCTGCCTTGTGAGTTCTGGTGACGTTGCCTCTCTCTACCTCAGTTGTATGAGCTGTAAAATAGGGAGGATGGCCAGAAAGGATTCAATTAAGGGGATGAATGGGAAACTGCCCTGCCACACGCATGAACGGAGATCCCGGACCCTCGTCGGTGGTCGCACATCGTCAGCGGTGGAGCGAAGAGTCGTCTTCGTGTTAGCTAGTTAGCGGGAGGCTCTTGATGCCAGGTGCTGTTGGTCGCACCCCTACAACTCCGAGGAGGCCAGGTTTCACCCCCATTGGTGGGTGAACCTGGGAGAGTGAGGAGCTGGCTGTGCTCAGGAAGGAAAGCGCTCACCGGTGTGCATAGTAGAACAGCACTTCCTCAGTCAGCGTGAAGACTGCCAGCTCCAGGAGGAACCAGTGGAAGGTGGGTAGCTCTCGGCGGCAGGGGTCGCCCCGCAGCTTGAGGATGAGATAGAGCCAGACCATCATGGGGAAAGAGATCACAAACTGGTTGAAGAGAACCACGTGGATAGACTGGCGTAGTTTCATGGGGTCCACCTGCCCgggggggaagaaggaagaaaggaggtggATGAgagtaggtctttcccttctagGAACCAGGCTCCTCTGTGAGCAGCTCTCGGGAGGCCCTCACTCGGGACTGGATGCTAGGAGTGATGTCTGCCTGTAGCCAGCAACCCCTGAGTGCTGCCCGGCCCAGGGATGGAACCGCCTGGTACTGCCCTGCCTTTGGAAACTCCCCTCCTCCGGCCTTAGTTTCTGCCTGAAGCTGCCTGCTCCTTCCTGCTTCTGCGGCTTCCACCACCGTCCTCCCCATTTCTCTGGCCAGGCCCAACCCCACGTACTCCCGACAGGCATCTTGGGGAGCCTCCAGGGTGCTTGGAGAAGGCTCCCAGCTTCATTCCTTCTTCAGCCTTTTGGTCCCTGCTCGTCCAGAGAGCCTTGACCAGGACCAGGTGCAGAGATCAGGGTCGCCTGCCTCCTCGTGTGGTCCAGCCTTCCTGGGTGGGAGCCAGGGAGCTGCTATCTGGCCTCTTGTCCCGCTTGCTGTGAGCAGGTCTTGCTGGTTTTCAGGGTGGGGCTGTCAGGATGTGGGGCTGCCTGCGCATTCTCCCCAGAGCGCTGTGGGGAGCTGGCCTCACGTGCTCACATCCCTTCGAGCCTCAAGACTA containing:
- the FAXDC2 gene encoding fatty acid hydroxylase domain-containing protein 2, with the protein product MKGEAGSVPHNEKQKQEGHIWGSMRRTAFILGSGLLLLVALWNSVTWHLQRFWGASGYFWQAQWERLLSTFEGKEWLLYILGATQVPVLLFWTVSGLLLVVDTTGKPNFISRYRIQVGKNDPVDPMKLRQSIHVVLFNQFVISFPMMVWLYLILKLRGDPCRRELPTFHWFLLELAVFTLTEEVLFYYAHRLLHHPKLYKKIHKKHHEWTAPIGVISLYAHPIEHVVSNMLPAMVGPIVMGSHLSSITIWFSLVLIITIISHCGYHLPFLPSPEFHDYHHLKFNQCYGVLGVLDHLHGTDTVFKQTKAYERHMILLGFTPLSESIPDPLKKMD